One genomic region from Brachionichthys hirsutus isolate HB-005 chromosome 24, CSIRO-AGI_Bhir_v1, whole genome shotgun sequence encodes:
- the f7i gene encoding coagulation factor VIIi, translating into MLLRSCCAGWILISGIAAAAVFVQRDEANAVLQRWRRANSGFLEEMKQGNMERECVEEICNYEEAREVFEDDDRTRQFWRTYNRSPCSDDPCRNNGTCEEMGQSFNCLCPEGFLGDRCELRLEDWLKCLNLNGHCQHFCDGSGQYRKCSCADGYELGADGRQCIPRVEYPCGKLAPEETGTNQSMSDQTRLVGASHCPKGECPWQVLVQLHGQSHCGGVLIDPDWVVTAAHCVSGKQAAELTVVAGEHNLDVEEGTEQRMPVSMVITHEHYVPETGDSDVGLLRLRRPITLTRHAIPVCLPTQDLARRELLPVRFHAVSGWGGRTSGGNEAPDARQTAQASPVLRRFSVPIHHNLLCSQVSRFNFTENMLCAGYLEGQQESCRGDDGSPLVTEYGSTHFLTGVAGWGKGCPQPGYYGVYNFMGNFVHWVKSAMATAGATPTQEAAAALFDMPEQKILQ; encoded by the exons ATGctgctgaggagctgctgcgCCGGCTGGATTCTGATTTCAGGCATCGCTGCGGCTGCAG TGTTTGTCCAGAGGGACGAGGCCAACGCGGTTCTGCAGCGATGGCGGCGGGCGAACAGCGGCTTCCTGGAGGAGATGAAACAAGGGAACATGGAGCGGGAATGCGTGGAGGAGATCTGCAACTACGAGGAGGCCCGGGAAGTCTTCGAGGACGACGACCGGACG aGGCAGTTCTGGAGGACGTACAACC GTAGCCCCTGCTCGGACGACCCCTGCCGCAACAACGGGACCTGCGAGGAAATGGGGCAATCCTTCAACTGTTTGTGTCCGGAGGGTTTCCTCGGCGATCGCTGCGAGCTCA GGTTAGAAGACTGGCTGAAGTGTTTGAACCTCAACGGGCATTGTCAGCATTTCTGCGACGGCTCAGGACAATATCGAAAATGCTCCTGCGCTGACGGATACGAACTGGGGGCAGACGGACGACAGTGTATTCCTCGGG tgGAGTATCCCTGTGGGAAACTGGCTCCAGAGGAAACCGGAACGAACCAGTCTATGTCGGATCAGACCCGGCTGGTGGGGGCGAGCCACTGTCCCAAAGGAGAGTGTCCCTGGCAG GTTCTGGTTCAGCTGCACGGACAGAGCCACTGCGGAGGAGTTCTGATCGATCCAGACTGGGTTGTCACCGCTGCCCACTGCGTCAGTGGGAAACAAGCTGCGGAGCTCACTGTGGTGGCCG GGGAGCACAACTTGGACGTGGAGGAGGGCACAGAACAGAGGATGCCGGTTTCCATGGTGATCACCCACGAGCACTACGTCCCGGAGACCGGAGACAGTGACGTCGGGCTGCTGCGGTTGAGACGGCCAATCACCTTGACCCGTCACGCCATCCCCGTCTGCCTGCCGACCCAAGACCTCGCCAGGCGGGAGCTCCTGCCGGTCCGCTTCCACGCCGTGTCCGGCTGGGGCGGGAGGACCAGCGGGGGCAACGAGGCGCCCGACGCCCGCCAAACCGCGCAGGCGTCGCCCGTCCTGCGCAGGTTCTCCGTGCCCATCCATCACAACCTCCTGTGTTCCCAGGTGTCCCGGTTCAACTTCACCGAAAACATGCTGTGTGCCGGATACCTGGAGGGTCAGCAGGAGAGTTGCCGTGGAGACGATGGGAGTCCGTTGGTCACGGAGTATGGCTCCACCCACTTCCTGACAGGCGTGGCGGGGTGGGGGAAGGGCTGCCCACAACCTGGGTATTATGGGGTTTACAACTTCATGGGAAACTTCGTGCACTGGGTCAAGAGCGCCATGGCGACAGCTGGCGCGACGCCGAcgcaggaagcagcagcggcgctctTTGACATGCCAGAACAGAAAATACTTCAATAA
- the f10 gene encoding coagulation factor X has protein sequence MFWFHRLSPGLLLIHMAAAHMVFLDGKAAREVLTRRRRANSVFEEFKQGNMERECKEERCSWEEAREIFENAEKTDEFWAKYIDGDACESTPCAHGGHCKDGIGSYECYCQAGFQGFNCEIVIPELCENKNGGCEHFCRVVRGSAQCSCADGYSLESDDKSCHSNDTYKCGAIITENSRNVFRYERENRTLENTTGSNLTDLYSNTNAAEQRNATDNGSNSQIAPEKYTLEDLLTSEMASMTRIVDGEDCPPGQCPWQALLLNEEDRGFCGGTILSEYIILTAAHCMKQSRYLYVKLGEFDTLVEHGNEETHLVESIMTHNKFKPDTYLNDIALIKLAKPIRFSRYILPACLPKQSFAEKVLMRQQDGMVSGFGRLGEGRQPSTILQRLTVPYVDRLTCIESTQLRISPNMFCAGYDETAKDACQGDSGGPHVTRYHSTYFVTGVVSWGEGCARKGKYGIYTQVSKYVQWIREGTDRLMRNDVGGSRKRRHHSAIEWMTL, from the exons ATGTTTTGGTTTCACCGACTGTCCCCGGGCCTCCTGCTGATCCACATGGCTGCCGCTCACATGG TCTTCCTGGATGGCAAGGCGGCCAGAGAGGTGCTGACCCGGCGGAGAAGAGCCAACAGCGTCTTTGAGGAGTTTAAACAAGGCAACATGGAGCGGGAGTGCAAGGAGGAGCGCTGCAGCTGGGAGGAGGCGCGAGAGATCTTCGAGAACGCTGAGAAAACC gACGAATTCTGGGCCAAGTACATCG ACGGCGATGCATGCGAGTCGACGCCCTGCGCCCATGGAGGACACTGCAAAGATGGAATTGGTAGCTACGAGTGCTACTGCCAGGCCGGGTTCCAGGGCTTCAACTGCGAAATCG TTATTCCTGAGCTCTGCGAAAACAAGAACGGCGGCTGCGAACACTTCTGCAGAGTGGTCCGAGGAAGTGCTCAATGTTCCTGCGCCGACGGATACTCCCTGGAGTCCGACGACAAATCCTGCCACTCCAACG ACACCTACAAATGCGGCGCCATCATTACTGAAAACAGCCGGAATGTTTTCAGGTACGAGCGGGAGAACAGGACGCTGGAGAACACGACCGGATCCAATCTGACGGATCTCTATTCCAACACCAACGCCGCCGAGCAGAGGAACGCGACGGACAACGGCAGCAACAGCCAGATCGCGCCAGAAAAATACACTTTAGAGGACTTGCTCACCTCCGAAATGGCGAGTATGACCCGAATTGTCGACGGAGAGGACTGTCCTCCAGGGCAATGCCCATGGCAG GCGCTCCTCCTGAATGAGGAGGACCGCGGATTCTGCGGAGGAACAATCCTGAGCGAGTACATCATCCTGACCGCGGCCCACTGCATGAAGCAATCACGGTACCTCTACGTGAAACTCG GCGAATTTGACACTCTGGTGGAACACGGCAACGAAGAGACTCACCTGGTAGAAAGCATCATGACCCACAATAAATTCAAGCCCGACACCTACCTCAACGACATTGCGCTCATCAAATTGGCCAAACCCATCCGGTTCAGCCGGTACATCCTGCCGGCCTGCTTGCCGAAGCAAAGCTTTGCTGAAAAG GTCTTGATGCGGCAGCAGGACGGCATGGTCAGCGGTTTCGGCCGCCTCGGCGAGGGTCGCCAGCCCTCCACCATCCTGCAGCGCCTCACCGTCCCCTACGTGGACCGCTTGACCTGCATCGAGTCCACCCAGCTGCGCATCTCCCCCAACATGTTCTGCGCCGGCTACGATGAGACGGCGAAGGACGCCTGCCAAGGCGACAGCGGCGGGCCGCACGTCACGCGCTACCACAGCACCTACTTCGTCACCGGCGTCGTGAGCTGGGGCGAGGGCTGCGCACGCAAGGGCAAATACGGCATCTACACCCAGGTGTCCAAGTACGTCCAATGGATCCGCGAAGGAACCGACAGGCTGATGCGCAACGACGTGGGCGGCAGCAGAAAGAGGAGGCACCACAGCGCCATCGAGTGGATGACTCTCTAA